One window of the Thalassoroseus pseudoceratinae genome contains the following:
- a CDS encoding aminotransferase class V-fold PLP-dependent enzyme, with the protein MPAADSIWTSFRKHMPIIEQWAYFDHAAVAPLPEPSQQVIKEYADSYATLGTTNWPYWRKKIEMARNHAATLINAEAKNIAIVHSTTEGIGLVAEGFDWRDGDNVVVPDSEFPSNLFPWMNLAGRGVETRRVHCPEGRIDLDQLFGACDQRTRLISLSWVGFTTGWRTDLAAVCEMAHVRGIRVFVDAIQGMGVLPLDVQAVPIDFLAADGHKWMLGPEGAGVFYVRPDRLEELHPLGVGWNSIQDAGNFSNPEFRLKTNAGRYEGGTYNMVGTAGLAASLELLANAGIHNVGERLYAVTEELCERLKSINATIVSTRDENHWSGIVTFDIPDESPLAIKKRCEERGVAVNSRGGHLRASPHVYTNADDIDQLMDAISA; encoded by the coding sequence ATGCCCGCTGCTGATTCGATTTGGACATCTTTCCGCAAACACATGCCCATTATCGAACAGTGGGCGTATTTTGATCACGCCGCCGTCGCACCGTTGCCGGAGCCTTCACAGCAAGTCATCAAAGAGTATGCGGATTCCTACGCCACGCTCGGCACGACAAATTGGCCGTATTGGCGGAAGAAAATCGAAATGGCTCGCAATCACGCCGCCACCCTAATCAATGCGGAAGCGAAGAACATCGCCATTGTTCACAGCACGACCGAAGGCATCGGATTGGTGGCTGAAGGATTCGATTGGCGAGACGGTGATAACGTCGTCGTTCCCGACAGCGAATTCCCCAGCAACTTATTCCCGTGGATGAATTTGGCGGGGCGGGGCGTGGAAACTCGGCGAGTGCACTGTCCGGAGGGGCGAATTGATTTGGATCAACTCTTCGGAGCCTGTGATCAGCGAACCCGCTTGATTTCCCTGAGTTGGGTTGGTTTCACAACCGGTTGGCGAACCGACTTGGCCGCCGTCTGCGAAATGGCCCACGTCCGCGGAATCCGTGTTTTCGTCGACGCCATTCAAGGCATGGGTGTGTTGCCTTTGGACGTGCAAGCCGTTCCCATCGACTTCCTCGCCGCCGACGGACACAAATGGATGCTCGGTCCGGAAGGGGCGGGTGTGTTCTATGTTCGGCCGGATCGATTGGAAGAACTGCATCCGCTTGGTGTTGGTTGGAACAGCATCCAAGACGCCGGAAACTTTTCAAATCCCGAATTCCGTCTGAAGACGAACGCCGGTCGCTACGAAGGCGGTACCTATAACATGGTCGGCACGGCAGGGTTAGCAGCGTCATTAGAGTTGCTCGCGAATGCCGGAATCCACAATGTCGGCGAGCGGTTATACGCCGTCACCGAGGAACTATGCGAGCGGTTAAAGTCGATCAACGCGACAATCGTCAGCACACGCGATGAGAACCATTGGTCGGGAATCGTGACGTTCGACATACCCGATGAAAGCCCACTAGCAATCAAGAAACGCTGTGAAGAACGTGGCGTGGCGGTGAATTCGCGGGGCGGACATCTGCGGGCCAGTCCACACGTTTACACCAATGCGGACGATATCGACCAGTTGATGGACGCGATCTCGGCGTAA